GGGTTCAATGTAGAAAATAATTTAGTCGTGGTCGCAAGTCATGAACAATCGGCAGGAATGCTTCCTAAAGATAGAATCGATCTTATATTTGGTGCCGATTTATTTATTGAAAATGTGCAGCATATCTTTCAGATGGATACACTTTGGCAAAAAGTTTACACCGAACCCAAGTTAAGTAAAACCATGTATTTAGCAGCAAACATACATACTTCTCAAGCCTTAATTGAGCAATTAAAAGAAAGTTATTCAACCATTAAACCTCAGCTTATTTCTAATCCTGACTGTCCTCAATCCTCGTTTTAAAGAAGAACGCAGCTCTTTTTTTCACTTTTAACGCGCGAAAAAGTGTCCGAAACGGACACTTTTTCATGTCCGCGGTCAGTTTTATTTACCTTACTTGAAATTGAAATATATTTAAATTCAATCTGTTATCTTCTTTTTGAATGTTGGCACATATCTCGAATACTCCTGGTTAATTAAGTCATTCAAGGAATGGACATGTTATTAACCACTTTGTTTTTTGCAACTCCAGTAATAGTTATAAGCATTGCACTATTGATTGCTTTGATAGAACAAAAAAGCCAATTGTTAGCTGTATTTGGAGGCAGCAAAATATGATTAAAAATACCAGTGCACAAGATGTGATGGTTAAAAAACCAAAACAAACATTACGCAATAGCCTGATTGCGCTTGCCATTGTTGGCGGTGTTTTTGCTGTTTCGATGAACATTGAACAAAATAGTAGTAATGCGCTGTCAATTCAAACCAGTAAAGTACAACTTGCGACGGTCTTACGAGGAGACTTAACCCGCGATGTTGCTGCTAATGGACGAATTGTTGCAGCCAATGCACCGCAAGTGTATAGCCCTGAACAAGGTTATGTAGATTTATTGGTTCAACCGGGTGATAAAGTGTCGCTTGGGCAAGTCATTGCACAGGTGTCAAGCCCAGAGCTTAATAACAAACTTAAACAACAAGAGTCTGTTTTACAGCGTCTAAGTGGTGAGCTTGAGCGTCAAAAGCTTGATGCCCGTCGTCAATCGTTGGCATTAACTAAAACCCTCGATTTAGCACAAGTGGAATTGACCGCAGCCGATCGCGAAAGTCGTCGCGCCCATTTATCGATTGCTAAAAGCCTGATCAGCCAAATCGATTTAGAAGCGGCTGATGATAATTTAGCACGTGCAAAGTTGAGTTTTACTCATGCAGAGCAAGAAGTGCTGCTAGCTAAAGATACTCTCGCTTTTGAACTAAAAGCTGCCCAAAGTGAAGTTGAACGTCAGCAACTCGTAGTTGATGAGCTTTCGCGTCAAGTGATGAATCTAGATATTAAAGCATCTGTTAATGGCATTGTCGGTAATCATTTAGTGCAGCAAAAATCTGCCGTTGCGCCAAGCCAAGCTTTAATGACACTTGTTGATTTGACCGCGTTTGAAGCTGAACTACAAGTCCCTGAAAGTTATGCCAATGAATTGGGTTTAGGGATGGATGTTGAGCTGCAAATTGGTGCTGAGCATATTGTTGGTAAACTATCAGCTATTTCTCCTGAGGTAAGCGGTCGAGAAGTCACAACACGAGTGCGGTTTAACGATCAGATTGATTTAAATTTACGCCAAAATCAGCGTGTTTCAGCACGAATCTTACTCGAAAATCGAGAGAACGTATTAATGGTAAAACGCGGTGCATTTATGCAGCAAGGGGGATTTATCGCTTATAAAGTTGAGAACAATGTTGCAACTCGCATTGAAATAGCCACTGGCGCAACCAGCATCGCAGCTGTAGAGCTGAGTGCGGGTGTAAAAGAAGGCGATACGTTAATCGTCTCCAGTTATGAGCAATTTGCCAATGCTGACAATATTTTATTGCACTGATCAGTTTACTAAATCATAACCAAAAAATAGAATTTAAATAGGATTAACATCATGTTAGAAATGAATAATATCAGCAAAGTATATCAATCAGATATGGTTCAAACTCATGCATTACGTGAGTTTAACTTAAGCGTGAATGAGGGGGAGTTTATTGCTGTCACTGGCCCTTCCGGATCAGGTAAAACAACATTTTTAAATATTGCCGGGATGCTTGAACCTTATACGGGCGGTCAATATTTACTTGATGGCACAGATGTTGGCAAATTGAACGATAACGCATTAGCAGAGCTGCGAAATCAAAAAATTGGCTTTATCTTCCAAGGATTTAATTTAATCCCAGATCTTAATTTGTACGAAAATATCGAAGTACCATTACGCTACCGCGGTATTAAATCGAATGAGCGTAAACGTAGAATTGAAGAATGTTTAGAGCAAGTAGGTTTAGCTGCACGTGCCAAACATTTGCCACAGCAATTATCGGGTGGGCAACAGCAACGGGTGGCCATTGCCCGAGCGCTTGCAGGTAAACCTCGATTTTTACTGGCTGATGAACCAACGGGTAATCTCGATAGCTTAATGGCGCGCCAAGTGATGGAGTTGCTAGAACAAATTAATCGCGATGGCGCAACAATTATTATGGTGACACACGACCCCGATTTAGCCCGCCGCGCGCCACGCAATATTCAAGTGGTTGATGGGCAACTAGCTGATTTCAGCTTGTACCAAGGTGCGCCCGAAATCATTACCCATAGCGGCCAAGTGGTAGGAGCCTAACATGTTTATTCATTATTTAGATTTAAGTTGGCGCAGCCTAAAGCGCACGCCACTGGTGAGTTTTTTAATGATTTTAGCCATTGCAATTGGCATAGGTGTCACCATGACAAGTTTGTCGGTTTATCACATGATGTCGATGGATCCCATTCCAAGCAAAAGTGATAAGTTATTTATGGTACAGCTTGAAACGATGGATGAAGGCGAAGATTGGTGGACTTCTGACACCATGCCTAGGCAATTAACCTTTAAAGACAGTGAAAACTTACAATTTGCTAAGCAAGGTTTACGTCAAGCTGCAATGGTCAAAACAGGTTTTGCAGTGCATTTGAATAACCCTGATTTTAAACCTTTATTACGACCAACCCGAGCAACAGGCCGAGATTTCTTTGAAATGTTTAATGTGCCATTTTTATATGGGAGTGCATGGTCAGAACAATTAGCACAAGATGGCGCGCCTGTCGTGGTAATTGGTGATGAACTAAATCAACAATTATTTGGTGGTGGTAACAATGTTGGTAAAACCATTTATTTAGATGATGATACATACGAAATAGTGGGGATTTTAGCGCCTTGGAAACTAGCTAGTAAATTTTACGATTTAAATAATGGTTCATTTCGTGATACCGAACAGGTTTATATCCCTTTCTCATTAGTTCGAATTAAACACCTTGAAAGTTGGGGGAATAATAACGGATGGAAACACGAGGATATACAAACGCATCAAA
This genomic stretch from Pseudoalteromonas tunicata harbors:
- a CDS encoding ABC transporter permease, whose amino-acid sequence is MFIHYLDLSWRSLKRTPLVSFLMILAIAIGIGVTMTSLSVYHMMSMDPIPSKSDKLFMVQLETMDEGEDWWTSDTMPRQLTFKDSENLQFAKQGLRQAAMVKTGFAVHLNNPDFKPLLRPTRATGRDFFEMFNVPFLYGSAWSEQLAQDGAPVVVIGDELNQQLFGGGNNVGKTIYLDDDTYEIVGILAPWKLASKFYDLNNGSFRDTEQVYIPFSLVRIKHLESWGNNNGWKHEDIQTHQNKLDSEILWLQFWVELPDASSVAMYKTFLKNYIAEQQKVGRFNRNEPRSIIRNVKQWLEYNEVVSEDNKILVGLSFMFLAVCLANILGLLLAKFMRRAPEIGVRRALGASKTQVFAQHMVEVSVLGLLGGVLGIVIAQIGLIGIRQADRDYEMLAVMDPTMLLSAPMIAISACILAGLYPAWLVCKTNPAIYLKSQ
- a CDS encoding efflux RND transporter periplasmic adaptor subunit, with product MIKNTSAQDVMVKKPKQTLRNSLIALAIVGGVFAVSMNIEQNSSNALSIQTSKVQLATVLRGDLTRDVAANGRIVAANAPQVYSPEQGYVDLLVQPGDKVSLGQVIAQVSSPELNNKLKQQESVLQRLSGELERQKLDARRQSLALTKTLDLAQVELTAADRESRRAHLSIAKSLISQIDLEAADDNLARAKLSFTHAEQEVLLAKDTLAFELKAAQSEVERQQLVVDELSRQVMNLDIKASVNGIVGNHLVQQKSAVAPSQALMTLVDLTAFEAELQVPESYANELGLGMDVELQIGAEHIVGKLSAISPEVSGREVTTRVRFNDQIDLNLRQNQRVSARILLENRENVLMVKRGAFMQQGGFIAYKVENNVATRIEIATGATSIAAVELSAGVKEGDTLIVSSYEQFANADNILLH
- a CDS encoding ABC transporter ATP-binding protein, with the protein product MLEMNNISKVYQSDMVQTHALREFNLSVNEGEFIAVTGPSGSGKTTFLNIAGMLEPYTGGQYLLDGTDVGKLNDNALAELRNQKIGFIFQGFNLIPDLNLYENIEVPLRYRGIKSNERKRRIEECLEQVGLAARAKHLPQQLSGGQQQRVAIARALAGKPRFLLADEPTGNLDSLMARQVMELLEQINRDGATIIMVTHDPDLARRAPRNIQVVDGQLADFSLYQGAPEIITHSGQVVGA